A single region of the Glycine max cultivar Williams 82 chromosome 20, Glycine_max_v4.0, whole genome shotgun sequence genome encodes:
- the LOC100777086 gene encoding uncharacterized protein — protein MAYVDEDGTSGSGEDVHMLDGHKRHPVVVPSGSRGRKQSRKANGDAIVDAMLEIAAASKMRATAILKNEDRFSISKCIKVLDELQGVDERLYFLALDLFENNSCACEIFISLKGEKRLPWLQCKLSVSSG, from the coding sequence ATGGCTTATGTGGATGAGGATGGTACTTCTGGCTCTGGTGAAGATGTGCATATGTTGGATGGACATAAGCGTCACCCTGTTGTTGTGCCGTCTGGTTCCCGTGGCCGGAAGCAAAGCCGCAAGGCTAACGGCGATGCCATCGTGGATGCCATGCTGGAGATTGCTGCTGCTTCAAAGATGAGGGCCACTGCCATTTTGAAGAACGAGGATAGGTTCTCCATAAGCAAGTGCATTAAGGTGTTGGATGAGTTACAAGGTGTTGATGAGCGGCTCTACTTTCTTGCTTTGGATTTGTTTGAGAACAACTCGTGTGCCTGTGAGATTTTCATCTCTCTCAAGGGTGAGAAGAGGTTGCCATGGTTGCAGTGCAAGTTGAGTGTTTCCTCTGGTTGA